Proteins from a single region of Vanessa cardui chromosome 13, ilVanCard2.1, whole genome shotgun sequence:
- the LOC124534750 gene encoding zinc finger protein basonuclin-2, with the protein MNLNIYVPSNEYWSLRERVSLVPTAHRSAPPSARSSHLAPLHPHTPAPRRLPARPAFVARRPRGHLCRTSSVAKRPRRAPPASYYALYYDSDVMEGKEFGAVPGLPAGLDYFMMPRVSQPAPQFDFRKLGASFSGRDEEKCEERRSPEYPPERRDPPPAPWPLGLGVQFVNPATGKKRVQCNVCLKTFCDKGALKIHFSAVHLREMHKCTVEGCTMMFSSRRSRNRHSANPNPKLHSPHVRRKISAHDGRSAQPFPLLPALARLPLPPPALLPPEFASRLQPPLAAPGPPHLPPRVPLDDLRNFSEIEKMYRKIPSPDEPRRALDLVKPNVHDEESISFSENNEEISDDEDKDKTKIQIESNEEERLNYTDEPEDLSVNKKKNDEKPSPMQSDSGTRADPTVADEKSSLVPNKRKRKSGNPTRCSQNNEYSVSDEEYNSDIFRNLSTPSSSRADEEPLSLKKQKPEKWESFQNSDEPTVDSESVTRVKPESESDDESSAPSVVREGLRLRSDLYTPSDSGSDLHTIEERLARARSPSASSDRTDERPDINDLEIPIDDENPDRCTACGKIFQNHFTLRMHFRNDHLKLLHPCDVNGCDAAFPSRRSRDRHSSNVDLHRRLLSTGSPATHEQKPAFEVNAELLNKLYADIKGLASTLESLRYGGEESSQLPTYVTETMKFYSRNLTALQAGFFPQLGNRGFFPSPFLMGSGTPQPGGLYGAPAGAHSARESLSPLSASSPPVISPGRLDAAHARPREDAKLLFRETSESYKKMTSLCERQDQLYQHHVPVS; encoded by the exons atgaatttaaatatttatgtaccttCTAATGAATAT TGGTCGCTTCGAGAGCGAGTGTCGCTTGTCCCCACTGCGCATCGATCCGCTCCGCCCAGCGCTCGCTCCTCCCACCTGGCCCCCTTGCACCCCCACACACCGGCCCCGCGACGTCTCCCCGCCCGGCCGGCCTTTgtcgcgcgccgcccgcgcggTCACCTGTGTCGCACGTCCTCAGTCGCAAAGCGGCCGCGTCGCGCGCCACCCGCTTCGTATTACGCGCTATATTATGACAGTGACGTGATGGAGGGCAAAGAGTTCGGTGCGGTACCCGGCTTGCCCGCCGGTTTGGACTATTTTATGATGCCCCGTGTCAGCCAGCCCGCGCCTCAATTTGACTTTAGAAAATTAGGCGCGAGTTTTAGCGGACGGGATGAAGAAAAATGTGAAGAGCGACGGTCTCCCGAGTATCCACCGGAGCGTCGTGATCCACCACCTGCGCCTTGGCCCCTCGGCCTGGGTGTACAGTTCGTCAACCCCGCTACGGGAAAGAAAAGAGTGCAGTGCAATGTAtgcttaaaaactttttgcgaTAAAGGCGcgctaaaaatacatttttcggCGGTGCACTTGAGAGAGATGCACAAGTGTACAGTGGAGGGGTGCACTATGATGTTTAGCTCTCGGCGGTCTCGGAATCGACACAGCGCTAATCCGAATCCTAAGTTGCATTCCCCGCACGTGAGACGCAAGATCTCGGCACACGATGGCAGGTCTGCGCAGCCGTTCCCACTGCTGCCGGCATTAGCTCGTTTGCCATTACCACCGCCTGCTCTACTTCCGCCTGAATTCGCCAGTCGTCTTCAGCCTCCACTTGCAGCACCTGGACCTCCTCACCTACCTCCTCGAGTTCCTCTCGATGATCTCCGTAACTTCAGtgaaattgaaaaaatgtatagaaaaaTCCCAAGTCCCGATGAACCTCGACGTGCACTAGATCTTGTCAAGCCCAATGTACACGACGAGGAGTCGATCAGCTTCAGTGAGAATAATGAAGAAATTTCTGATGATGAAGACAaggataaaacaaaaatacagatCGAATCTAATGAAGAAGAAAGATTGAATTACACCGATGAACCAGAGGACTTAAGTGTAAACAAAAAGAAGAATGACGAAAAGCCCTCACCAATGCAATCTGATTCTGGTACTCGAGCAGACCCCACCGTTGCTGATGAAAAATCATCCTTGGTTCCTAATAAACGTAAAAGAAAAAGTGGCAATCCTACAAGGTGTTCACAAAACAATGAGTACAGTGTATCCGACGAAGAGTACAATAGTGATATTTTTAGAAACCTTTCGACCCCCAGTTCTAGTCGAGCAGACGAGGAGCCATTATCTCTTAAAAAGCAAAAACCAGAAAAATGGGAGTCATTTCAGAACAGTGATGAACCGACTGTGGACTCGGAATCCGTAACAAGGGTGAAGCCTGAAAGTGAATCTGATGACGAATCGAGTGCGCCCAGTGTTGTTCGTGAAGGATTAAGACTGCGTTCCGATCTTTACACGCCGAGTGACAGTGGGAGCGACTTACACACGATCGAAGAACGACTTGCGCGAGCACGTTCACCCTCCGCGAGCAGCGACAGGACAGATGAACGACCGGATATTAACGATCTCGAAATTCCTATCGATGATGAAAATCCCGATCGTTGCACTGCTTGCGGGAAAATATTTCAGAACCACTTCACGTTGCGCATGCACTTCAGAAACGATCATTTAAAATTGCTTCATCCATGTGACGTAAACGGTTGTGACGCCGCGTTTCCTTCACGGAGGAGTCGGGACAGACATAGTTCAAATGTAGATCTCCACCGACGTCTGCTGTCAACAGGTTCACCTGCCACCCACGAACAGAAGCCGGCGTTTGAAGTGAATGCAGAActactcaataaattatatgctGATATTAAGGGTCTCGCATCAACGCTCGAAAGCCTAAGATATGGTGGCGAGGAGTCTTCTCAACTACCTACTTATGTGACTGAAACAATGAAGTTTTATAGTAGAAATTTAACTGCATTGCAAGCCGGGTTTTTTCCTCAGCTAGGCAATCGAGGATTTTTTCCGAGCCCGTTTCTGATGGGCAGTGGAACCCCGCAACCCGGAGGTTTATACGGCGCCCCAGCGGGAGCTCATTCAGCTCGAGAGTCGCTGTCCCCTTTATCGGCGTCATCCCCACCAGTGATATCTCCGGGGAGGCTGGACGCTGCGCACGCGCGCCCTCGCGAAGACGCTAAACTGCTTTTTCGCGAGACCTCCGAATCCTACAAGAAGATGACGTCACTCTGCGAGCGCCAGGACCAGCTCTACCAGCACCACGTCCCGGTGTCATGA